In Setaria viridis chromosome 5, Setaria_viridis_v4.0, whole genome shotgun sequence, the genomic stretch TCGTACAATTTACTTTTAAGACAACCAGTTAAACTAATAGTGAGGTGAAAGGAGAAGACATATTGCGATAGTTAAAGAATCTACCTACACTTTAGTGAGACTGGACAATCGTGCAACTATATAACCACTTGCTAGGCACTGCAGCAATGTAGTCATATAGGTTGTACCGTGGAACACAACCTTTTGTTTCTCGTGTGCATGGTTTAACTTCAGAGATAACTAAGCTACTAGCTCCgacgttttagtttttctatattcataagaaaagttaaaataacctataatttaggacggaggtaGTATACTGTAACGTTAGAACACAAGCTACGCGAGCCAGCGGTGTTTTGCCCTTGGACACTGAGATATGCAACTACGCGAGCCAGATGCTGTAACGTTAGAACATGCATGTTAGTCCAGGCCGTTTAGGCCATTCTTAATGCAAGTTTATGAGGATTTCAAACTCATTGACTGACATGCTACATAGGCAAAAATAGTAACATGGCATAAAATTTATGAAGAGAGAGGAGTTgagtttcatggggatgaaatcCTGTGTATACGGTTACCTAGACTTTAAAACTATGATGAAACCCCTATTAAAAGCAATTTGTTTCATCTCCATAACTTTTGTCGATCACATAGTTAGTGTGCCATTACGTACAATTACAAGTAGTTACATATTTATATGACATATTTGATCTCAACACCATATAATAATTAAATACTTTGAGTAACTTATGAAATCGTCACATGAAATTGTGCATTGTGAGGGGATGTTTTATTCATCAAAGATTTAAGATGATGTAGCACTTTTAGAAATATTGTAATGAAACTCTCCATTAAGAATAGCCTCGTACGTGTACTCAGcagtcgcagcagcagcagcacactgCTTCTATACACATTTCGTTTATTCGCTGACGTGTCCGGGTCGGGGAGCTCACGACAACGACCTGCCGCGCGCCCCATATCTTGCAGGGTCATGTACTGTAGGAGTACTTGCTAAACGCCATGGCACCCAGCTCCAACGCCGCATGCATGAATGTGCGCGCCTCGTCTTGCATGCATGTTGACGAGTGAAAGTTACTTGCACCACACCATCCACCTTGAAAtcaattttgcatttgtttTATATACAACTTCAAATAATTGCTTCTATCAATCAACTTTATTTGGGCTGGCAGTAGCCATCCGAGTATTCTCCTTCCATTTTCAGGATACGTATAGGCAAGGTTCAACTTAGTGGTGTTTGCCTTCTATGCGCGTAACTGAAGCTATCAATGCCTAAAAGTGTATGGATCATTGTAATGTCTTTCACCAAGAGAATTTTAGAATTTGTATCGAAGCAATGAGAAACATGTTGTTTCGTTTCGTGAGTAAATCATTGATAGGTTGAGTAGGTTGCGCAGCAATGAAATCAAATcttgagattgacgaagtcacacATATTATCAAAATAATAGCaccattattttttaaaataaattcaaaaataataGGAGCATCCATGACAAGTTTAGAATTTAAACTTGGGCAGACATATTCCACTGTAAGAAACCTAACCGACTAACCACACACAGTTTGCATGCGTGTAAGTACTATTTAGAAAAGAGGCCACACATGTTGTGCGTGATGAGAAATCGTTCATAGCCAAATGGTGTTCCCAAAGAGATCTAGGGTCATGTTCATAGCCATTATGTGGGGGAAAGAATGCAGTTCGCTTTATAGGATAAATGGTTCTTGCATGGTTCACCCACTAGCTATAGTCCAATGATATGATATGCTCGCCACATCATGGCATGGTTGGATTGTAGCATGTTTTAATGTGCCAACAGCACAAAAATCCAATATTAGACAGGATCTCATAACGTTATTGGCTTATTGCAAAGCTCTAAAAGAACAATAGGAGGCTTTTCTGGCTTGTTAACGCAACAGAGGTAAATAAAATACAGATGTGGAGACTAAACAAGCCAAATAAAACAAGTAAATTCATTGTTTAGGTGCTTTTTCGGCTTTATATGGGCTGCCTGCCTCCAACAAGACCCCATGGCATGGCCTCCCCTGTGGGGCGGGTCCCACATGAGGTAGCAAATGTTTCCTCCTTCCCTTGTTTCTGTCGTTGCTCGCgaactccccctcctcccctgctACAAATACCCCCACCGGCCCGGACAGGTCTCCTGCACACTCGCAGCTCGCACATCTCATGGTGTCCCAAGCACAGCAAGAGCCAGCTCTGCCtcacagcagcagcaccgccaAGCGCGCAGCCGCGTCACTCATGGACGCCCGCCCGGCccagcctctcctcctccgcgccccgACTCCCAGCATTGACCTCCCCGCGTCCAAGCCGGacagggccgccgcggcggccggcaaggccgccgccgcctccgtgtTCGACCTGCGGCGGGAGCCCAAGATCCCGGCGCCATTCGTGTGGCCGCACGACGACGCgcggccggcgtcggcggcggagctggacgTGCCGTTGGTGGACGTGGGCGTGCTGCGCAATGGCGACCGCGCGGGGCTGCGGCGCGCTGCGGCGCAGGTGGCCGCGGCGTGCGCGACGCACGGGTTCTTCCAGGTGTGCGGGCACGGCGTGGGCGCGGACCTGGCGCGCGCGGCGCTGGACGGCGCCAGTGACTTCTTCCGGCTGCCGCTGGCGGACAAGCAGCGCGCCCGGCGCGTCCCGGGGACCGTGTCCGGGTACACGAGCGCGCACGCCGACCGGTTCGCGTCCAAGCTCCCCTGGAAGGAGACCCTCTCCTTCGGGTTCCACGACGGCGCCGCGTCGCCCGTCGTCGTCGACTACTTCGCCGGCACCCTCGGGCAGGACTTCGAGGCAGTGGGGTAAGTATGTAGGAATGAACTTGGCACGCATTGCATCCACATGGCGTGCTGATCGAACGAGCTGAGCCAACCGGCATGCACACATGGCGTGGCAGGCGGGTGTACCAGAGGTACTGCGAGGAGATGAAGGCTCTGTCGCTGACGATCATGGAGCTCCTGGAGCTGAGCCTGGGCGTGGAGCGCGGCTACTACCGCGACTTCTTCGAGGACAGCCGCTCCATCATGCGGTGCAACTACTACCCGCCGTGCCCGGAGCCGGAGCGCACGCTGGGCACGGGCCCGCACTGCGACCCCACCGCGCTGACCATCCTCCTCCAGGACGACGTCGGCGGGCTCGAGGTC encodes the following:
- the LOC117856825 gene encoding gibberellin 20 oxidase 2, with amino-acid sequence MVSQAQQEPALPHSSSTAKRAAASLMDARPAQPLLLRAPTPSIDLPASKPDRAAAAAGKAAAASVFDLRREPKIPAPFVWPHDDARPASAAELDVPLVDVGVLRNGDRAGLRRAAAQVAAACATHGFFQVCGHGVGADLARAALDGASDFFRLPLADKQRARRVPGTVSGYTSAHADRFASKLPWKETLSFGFHDGAASPVVVDYFAGTLGQDFEAVGRVYQRYCEEMKALSLTIMELLELSLGVERGYYRDFFEDSRSIMRCNYYPPCPEPERTLGTGPHCDPTALTILLQDDVGGLEVLVDGDWRPVRPVPGAMVINIGDTFMALSNGRYKSCLHRAVVNQRQERRSLAFFLCPREDRVVRPPDSGAVGEAPRRYPDFTWADLMRFTQRHYRADTRTLDAFTRWLSHGPAQDAPVAAAAST